The Balneolales bacterium ANBcel1 DNA segment TTTCGACTCCGTTACCCGGACAGGTTCGGGAGTCTCGTCCTCCGTTTCACGTCCGCTGCGATTCTGCAGCATGGAGGTTCTTTGCCGCAGATAGTGGGTCATTTCCACATCACTCTCAAACGATTTGAGTTTGTTGTAGCTGATGACCTTCCCGATGCAAATGTCGATGTCGCGGTCTTTCTTGTTCACGAATTCGGTGGGCAGCATGGCGGTGCGAAGGCGCGGGTGGATGAGGCCCAGCATTTGAAACAGCGGTCCGTTTCTGCCGTCAAAAAAGACCGGCAATACCGGCGCTTCCGTTTTCCGGATGATACCTGCGATGGATTTACTCCACTGTGGTTCAACAATTTTTCGCTTGCTCATGGAGAAGTGCGCCACTTCACCGGCGGGAAAAACCCCCAGTACGTGATCGTCACGCAGCCACTGCATGGACTCCTTCATCGATTTGAGATTGGCCCTGGCGGCATCCCTTCCACCGAACGGATCCACAAAAAAGAACACTTCCCGCAATTCGGGAATACGTTCCAGAATGTAGTTGGCCATAATTTTGGAATCGCTGCGAACAGAGCGCAGCAGTGAGGCCAGAATCACCCCTTCAATTCCGCCGAACGGATGATTGGCCACAACGACAACTTTGCCCTCCTTCGGAATACGCTCCATATCCCTCGGTGAGACATGGTAGTTGACATTCATGCGTTCCAGAAGTCTGTCATAGAACGGCAGATTCGTGTCATATTCCAGGGCATCGTAGTAAATCCTGTTCAGTCCGCCGAAAGCGAGCATCGCTTCGAGCGGCTTTCGGGCAACCTTGAACAGACTGTTGCGCACCGGACCTTCGATTTCAAAATCAAGGTTGAAAATATTACTTTCGTTATCTTTAGTACCCATATATTTAAATAATTACATCACTATCATATCGCAGTGGAATATGCTTTTGTTTGAACATTGCGTTCATCGACCCCGATGGCGCGAAATATCGGGTGAAGACCGGTGACATCCATAACCGAAAATACGCGTTTTCACGGGAGTTGCAACACGGCACCTTAAGCCATAATTTTTACGTAACATTTGAGAACCTGGCTTCGGGCCCACTAAAACCCCGCATAACGCGTAATATACCAATCACCGAATTTTCAATCCATCCATGTCTGACACTGCATCCGATCATCAGACCAGGACTCGGAAAAAGTCCAAAACCGATCAAGACGAACCGCCGTTGTACAAGGTGTTGTTGATTAACGATGATTATACAACGTTTGATTTCGTCGTTAGCGTACTTACTGGAATATTTGGCAAATCGGTGCCTGAAGCAGTTCAGATCACCAATGACGTGCACCGTAAAGGATCCGGCCTCTGCGGTGTCTATACAAGAGACATCGCGGAAACCAAGGTCGACCTGGTGGCCCGAAGCAGCAAAAAGGCGGGATTTCCCCTTCGTTGCACGATGGAGCAAGCGTGAGTTTTTTTCAACCTCTATTTAACACAGTACAATGATCAGCAAAGCCCTGGACCAGGTTCTTAAAAATTCGTACCTGATAGCCAGACACATGCAGCACGAGATGGTCAGTCTGGAACATTTGTTGCACAGTTTAGCCGAAGATCCGGACGGTGCGCGCATCCTCCGCAACTCCGGAACGGATCTGAATCAGCTGAATGACGATCTGGAACAGTTTTATTCATCCATGCCGCAGCGCAGCAACCCTGACCAGGATCCCATCCACACTCTGGGTTTTCGGCGAACCCTCCAGCGCGCGCTTATGCACAGCCGGGCCGCCGAGCAGGAAGAGACCGATGTGGGCGATTTGCTGATCTCTCTGTTTGCCGAGGAGGAGAGCCATGCCCGTTACTTTTTGGAGAAACAGGATGTCAGCCGCCTCGATATTCTGAACTATGTATCCCACCGCATCTCCAAGCCCGGTTTTGAAGATCCCGATGACCTTGATGGCCACGATGATGACAATCCGTTTTCCGGTGAGGATCAGGATGCCCTGGATGCCGACAGTGAGGCGCAGGAAAACGAAGAGGGACTGAGACGGGAGACCGAAAGGAAGTCCGGCCGAAGTTCCGGCAAAACCGATCCGCTCTCCCTCTATACCGAAGAATGGACCGCCCGTGCGAGCGAGGGGAAATTTGACAAGGTAATCGGCCGGGATATGGAGATCGGCCGAAGTATCGAAATTCTCTGCCGACGTCAAAAAAACAACCCGATCTATGTCGGGGATCCCGGCGTGGGAAAAACGGCCATCACCCAGGGCCTGGCTCAGAAAATTGTGGCGGATGAAGTTCCCGAACGAATACGCGGCTTCAAAATTTACGCACTCGACCTCGGGGCGCTCCTGGCCGGCACCAAGTTCCGGGGCGATTTCGAGGCACGGCTCAAGGGAGTGCTCAAGGCGCTTCAGAACAGGAACGATGTAATTCTGTTTATTGATGAAATCCACAACATCATCGGGGCCGGCGCGGCGGGCTCAAGCACTCTGGACGCGTCCAATATGCTTAAACCCCTGCTGGCCGACGGACGCATCCGCTGTATCGGAGCCACCACTTTCGAGGAGTATAAAAACCACTTTGAAAAGGACCGGGCCCTCTCCCGTCGGTTTCAGAAGATCGAAATCGAAGAACCGGATGTGGACACTACCATTGACATCCTGAAGGGCTTGAAGGGGGTTTATGAAGAGTATCACGGACTCAAAATCACACCCGCCGCTCTGGAGTCGGCCGCCCGGCTGTCGGCCAAATACCTGAACGACCGGCGCCTGCCCGACAAGGCCATTGATGTGATTGATGAAGCCTGCTCCCAGGTCTCCCTGCAATCAGGAACCCGGAAGCAGCTCTCGCCGCGCGATGT contains these protein-coding regions:
- a CDS encoding ATP-dependent Clp protease adaptor ClpS, coding for MSDTASDHQTRTRKKSKTDQDEPPLYKVLLINDDYTTFDFVVSVLTGIFGKSVPEAVQITNDVHRKGSGLCGVYTRDIAETKVDLVARSSKKAGFPLRCTMEQA
- the clpA gene encoding ATP-dependent Clp protease ATP-binding subunit ClpA, which gives rise to MISKALDQVLKNSYLIARHMQHEMVSLEHLLHSLAEDPDGARILRNSGTDLNQLNDDLEQFYSSMPQRSNPDQDPIHTLGFRRTLQRALMHSRAAEQEETDVGDLLISLFAEEESHARYFLEKQDVSRLDILNYVSHRISKPGFEDPDDLDGHDDDNPFSGEDQDALDADSEAQENEEGLRRETERKSGRSSGKTDPLSLYTEEWTARASEGKFDKVIGRDMEIGRSIEILCRRQKNNPIYVGDPGVGKTAITQGLAQKIVADEVPERIRGFKIYALDLGALLAGTKFRGDFEARLKGVLKALQNRNDVILFIDEIHNIIGAGAAGSSTLDASNMLKPLLADGRIRCIGATTFEEYKNHFEKDRALSRRFQKIEIEEPDVDTTIDILKGLKGVYEEYHGLKITPAALESAARLSAKYLNDRRLPDKAIDVIDEACSQVSLQSGTRKQLSPRDVEKLISKMARVPVQQVGGAEKEGLRDLESALNHKVYGQEPAVKSLVTAVKRSRAGLGNETRPIGSFLFSGPTGVGKTELCRQVAEQLGIPLIRFDMSEYMEKHTVSRLIGAPAGYVGFEQGGLLTDAIRRQPNAVLLLDEIEKAHPDIFNILLQIMDYATATDNTGRKADFRNVLMIMTSNVGSREMAGNEIGFGGGSGSGPKGNPRKAIEKQFSPEFRNRLDDIVIFRHLDRNVVESIVYKFVRELEEQLRGKKVRIHLTRKAVDWLADKGYEPAYGARPMARVIQENIKDRLVDELLFGKLQSGGEVTLSEKDGELTFRFKTVT